The following proteins are co-located in the Flammeovirga kamogawensis genome:
- a CDS encoding NADP-dependent isocitrate dehydrogenase, with product MTKAKIIYTKTDEAPALATYSFLPIVKSFASAAGVEIETKDISLTGRILANFPENLTDEQKVGDALAELGELAKKPEANIIKLPNISASIPQLQAAINELQAVGYNIPDYPAEPANAEEEEIKKRYAKVLGSAVNPVLREGNSDRRAPKAVKNYAKKHPHSMGAWTSSSKSHVASMPAGDFYGSEKSVTVDNATNVKIEFVGTDGSTSVLKEKVALLDGEIIDASVMSVAALKSFIAEQVEDAKAQGVLFSLHMKATMMKVSDPIIFGAAVEVFYKDVFEKYADLFAELGVTATNGLGDVYAKIQGHEKQAEVEAAIEAVYATSPDLAMVNSDNGITNLHVPSDVIIDASMPAMIRTSGQMWNKEGNQQDTKAVIPDRSYAGIYQATIDFCKKNGALDPTTMGSVSNVGLMAQKAEEYGSHDKTFQMSAAGTVKVVDAAGTVLIEQAVEAGDIFRMCQVKDLPIQDWVKLAVKRARATGVPAVFWLDENRAHDRELIKKVNTYLADHDTDGLELLIKAPVEATQFSLERIIEGKDTISVTGNVLRDYLTDLFPILEVGTSAKMLSIVPLMNGGGLFETGAGGSAPKHVQQFVKEGYLRWDSLGEFLALAVSLEHLGDTFNNPKAKILGETLDAATDKFLDNDKSPSRKIGSIDNRGSHFYLALYWAQELAAQDKDADLKAQFTELAETLLSNEEKINKELIDAQGTPQRIGGYYHPVFDMASKAMRPSFTLNDALTQLV from the coding sequence ATGACAAAAGCAAAAATCATTTACACCAAAACAGACGAAGCACCAGCACTAGCTACCTATTCGTTTTTACCAATTGTAAAATCATTCGCAAGCGCTGCGGGTGTTGAGATTGAAACGAAAGACATCTCTCTAACTGGACGTATTTTAGCAAATTTCCCAGAAAACTTGACTGATGAGCAAAAAGTTGGTGATGCTCTTGCAGAATTAGGTGAATTGGCTAAAAAGCCTGAGGCAAATATTATTAAGTTACCAAATATCTCGGCTTCAATTCCTCAGTTACAAGCAGCAATTAACGAGCTTCAAGCTGTAGGTTATAATATTCCTGATTACCCTGCTGAACCTGCAAATGCAGAAGAAGAGGAAATCAAGAAGCGTTATGCAAAAGTATTAGGTAGTGCTGTAAACCCAGTTTTAAGAGAAGGTAATTCAGATCGTAGAGCACCTAAAGCGGTGAAAAACTATGCGAAGAAACACCCTCACTCTATGGGTGCGTGGACTTCATCATCAAAATCTCATGTAGCAAGTATGCCTGCAGGTGATTTTTATGGAAGTGAAAAATCTGTTACAGTTGATAACGCAACTAACGTTAAGATTGAATTTGTAGGAACAGATGGTTCTACATCAGTTTTAAAAGAGAAAGTAGCTCTTTTAGACGGAGAAATTATAGATGCTTCTGTAATGAGTGTTGCGGCTTTAAAGTCGTTCATTGCAGAGCAAGTAGAAGATGCAAAAGCACAAGGGGTTCTTTTCTCTTTACATATGAAAGCAACAATGATGAAGGTTTCTGACCCAATTATCTTTGGTGCTGCTGTAGAAGTTTTCTACAAAGATGTATTTGAAAAGTACGCTGATTTATTTGCTGAATTAGGTGTTACTGCTACAAATGGCTTAGGTGATGTTTACGCAAAAATTCAAGGTCATGAAAAACAAGCAGAAGTAGAAGCTGCAATTGAAGCAGTTTATGCAACTAGCCCAGATTTAGCAATGGTAAATTCTGATAACGGAATTACTAACCTTCACGTACCTTCTGATGTAATTATTGATGCATCAATGCCAGCAATGATCCGTACTTCGGGTCAGATGTGGAACAAAGAAGGTAACCAACAAGATACTAAAGCAGTTATTCCAGATAGATCTTATGCAGGTATTTACCAAGCCACTATAGATTTCTGTAAAAAGAATGGTGCTTTAGATCCAACTACTATGGGTAGTGTATCTAATGTAGGTTTAATGGCTCAAAAAGCTGAAGAATACGGATCTCATGACAAGACATTCCAAATGTCTGCAGCAGGTACTGTAAAAGTAGTTGATGCAGCAGGTACTGTTTTAATTGAGCAAGCAGTAGAAGCAGGCGATATCTTTAGAATGTGTCAGGTAAAAGATCTTCCAATTCAAGATTGGGTGAAATTGGCAGTAAAAAGAGCTAGAGCAACAGGCGTTCCTGCAGTATTCTGGTTAGACGAAAATAGAGCTCACGATAGAGAGTTGATCAAGAAAGTAAATACTTATTTAGCTGATCATGATACTGATGGACTTGAGTTATTAATCAAAGCACCAGTAGAAGCTACTCAATTCTCTTTAGAAAGAATTATTGAAGGAAAAGATACAATTTCTGTAACAGGTAATGTTTTAAGAGATTACTTAACAGATTTATTTCCAATTTTGGAAGTAGGTACTTCTGCAAAAATGTTATCTATTGTTCCTTTAATGAACGGTGGAGGATTGTTTGAAACGGGTGCTGGTGGATCTGCACCAAAGCACGTTCAACAATTTGTAAAAGAAGGTTATTTAAGATGGGATTCTTTAGGAGAATTTTTAGCCTTAGCAGTTTCATTAGAACATTTAGGAGATACATTTAATAACCCTAAAGCTAAAATTTTAGGAGAAACATTAGATGCAGCAACTGATAAGTTCTTAGATAACGATAAGTCGCCATCAAGAAAAATTGGTAGCATTGATAATAGAGGATCTCATTTCTACCTTGCTTTATACTGGGCACAAGAATTAGCAGCACAAGATAAAGATGCTGATTTAAAAGCTCAGTTTACTGAATTGGCGGAAACGTTATTAAGTAATGAAGAGAAAATCAATAAAGAATTAATTGATGCACAAGGAACACCACAAAGAATTGGCGGATACTATCACCCAGTTTTTGATATGGCTTCTAAAGCTATGCGTCCAAGTTTCACATTAAATGATGCTTTAACGCAACTTGTGTAA
- the rsmH gene encoding 16S rRNA (cytosine(1402)-N(4))-methyltransferase RsmH, whose protein sequence is MSDYHVPVMLHECVEGLNIDPTKVYVDVTFGGGGHTREILKHLTTGKLVVFDQDPDAKKNADEINDDRLIFCAANFRYLKRYLRLHGIKEVAGILGDLGISSHQIDETSRGFSTRGDAPLDMRMAQSGTLSAKTLINEYEESKLKSIFRLYGELTHPHKAASLIVQARASAEIETTVDLMNALRPMAPRGKENRFFAQVFQAIRIEVNEELETLKEMIEQGTEVLEVGGHFVIESYHSLEDRLVKNFFKSGNFEGTQEKDFFGNLIRPLKPTKSKPITATPEEIALNRRARSAKLRVAVKQPPLPKKK, encoded by the coding sequence ATGAGCGATTATCATGTTCCCGTGATGCTTCACGAATGTGTAGAAGGACTAAATATTGATCCTACAAAAGTTTATGTTGATGTTACTTTCGGTGGAGGTGGCCACACTAGAGAAATACTTAAACATCTTACAACAGGTAAACTTGTTGTATTTGATCAAGATCCTGATGCGAAAAAAAATGCTGATGAAATTAATGATGATCGTTTAATTTTCTGTGCAGCAAATTTTAGATATTTAAAGAGATATTTAAGACTACATGGTATAAAAGAAGTAGCCGGTATTTTAGGTGACTTAGGGATTTCTTCCCATCAGATTGATGAAACATCTCGTGGTTTTTCTACAAGAGGTGATGCACCTTTAGATATGCGAATGGCACAATCTGGAACTTTATCTGCTAAAACACTTATTAATGAGTATGAAGAAAGCAAATTAAAGAGCATCTTTAGATTGTATGGAGAATTAACACACCCTCATAAAGCTGCTAGTTTAATTGTACAGGCAAGAGCAAGTGCAGAGATAGAAACTACAGTAGATCTAATGAATGCATTAAGACCTATGGCACCTAGAGGTAAAGAAAATAGATTCTTTGCTCAGGTATTTCAAGCTATTCGTATTGAAGTAAACGAAGAGCTTGAAACTTTAAAAGAAATGATTGAACAAGGAACCGAAGTATTAGAAGTTGGCGGACACTTTGTTATCGAATCTTATCATTCATTAGAAGACAGGTTAGTGAAAAACTTTTTCAAATCTGGAAACTTTGAAGGAACACAGGAAAAGGACTTCTTTGGTAATTTAATTCGACCTCTTAAGCCTACTAAGAGTAAACCAATTACTGCTACACCTGAAGAAATTGCACTTAATAGAAGAGCAAGAAGTGCCAAATTAAGAGTTGCAGTTAAGCAGCCTCCACTTCCTAAGAAGAAGTAG
- a CDS encoding OmpH family outer membrane protein, translating to MKNFLLITLFFLINLPLVNAQRFGYIDSQVIIEQLPEYNEAEGKLKKLTDKWLKELDNMKSEIADLERAYSHEEILLTPEMKAEKLENIAELKQALREFQTNHFGYEGLLYSKRMEYMKPLQDKISKACQTVARQKKLNFIFDKASDITLIYSDPKYNYTDFVLDELDEGDPEDSPR from the coding sequence ATGAAAAACTTCCTCTTGATTACTCTATTCTTTCTCATTAATCTGCCTTTAGTGAATGCTCAAAGGTTTGGATATATTGATTCACAGGTAATAATAGAACAATTACCTGAGTACAATGAGGCTGAAGGGAAATTAAAGAAATTGACGGATAAGTGGTTAAAAGAACTCGACAATATGAAATCTGAAATTGCCGATCTTGAAAGAGCTTATTCTCATGAAGAAATCTTGCTTACACCAGAAATGAAAGCAGAGAAACTAGAAAACATTGCTGAATTAAAACAAGCATTGAGAGAGTTTCAAACTAATCATTTTGGGTATGAAGGATTGTTATATTCGAAGAGAATGGAATATATGAAACCACTTCAGGATAAAATTTCAAAAGCTTGTCAAACAGTTGCAAGACAAAAAAAATTGAATTTTATCTTCGATAAGGCTTCAGATATTACTTTAATTTACTCAGATCCTAAATATAATTACACAGATTTCGTTTTAGACGAACTTGATGAGGGCGATCCCGAGGATTCTCCAAGATAA
- a CDS encoding OmpH family outer membrane protein: protein MKKMLFALWSLMMLSSVAMAQQKVAYINEDSVITSMAEFKTQQKIIESYAKQFKTQIEMKQRTLQEKYQQLSQSQATLAPAEIQSKEQELQELQQEIQALQQRAQEGINKKQAEAMEPLMKKLEGQVAVVAKEGGYSIVIARGVMARIGAFLIDANGEDITGKVIAKMNGQ from the coding sequence ATGAAGAAAATGTTATTCGCGCTTTGGTCGTTGATGATGCTATCTTCAGTGGCAATGGCTCAGCAGAAAGTAGCCTATATCAATGAAGATAGTGTGATTACTTCTATGGCAGAGTTTAAAACTCAGCAAAAGATTATTGAATCTTACGCAAAACAGTTTAAAACTCAGATCGAGATGAAGCAACGTACATTGCAGGAGAAATACCAGCAATTATCGCAAAGCCAAGCAACTTTAGCCCCTGCAGAGATTCAATCAAAGGAACAAGAGCTACAAGAGTTACAACAAGAGATACAAGCTTTACAGCAACGTGCTCAAGAAGGTATCAACAAAAAACAAGCTGAAGCTATGGAACCTTTAATGAAAAAATTAGAGGGTCAGGTTGCAGTTGTAGCAAAAGAAGGTGGTTACTCAATAGTAATTGCTCGTGGTGTAATGGCAAGAATTGGAGCATTCTTAATTGATGCAAACGGTGAAGACATTACAGGTAAAGTTATTGCTAAAATGAATGGGCAATAA
- a CDS encoding class I SAM-dependent methyltransferase, protein MKQVKDSNTAFYENMPLDTFQNFADQIGLANGEDLDVVFDSINKTPTLMEFGSGYGRILKALSRKNFQGNVIAVERVSDLVALLELKYSSKVKVLHEDLCDLEWEDNSIDTILWMWSGILELKPEDQQLVIKKAHSWLKEGGRLIIECPKNNSISKVGMLSNDKKVVVKEDWGVLDATLVDAEDIALYSSRAGFSSHSLQTYETTTHLIRAIYTLIK, encoded by the coding sequence ATGAAACAAGTGAAAGATAGTAATACTGCTTTCTATGAAAATATGCCTCTCGATACGTTTCAAAACTTTGCAGATCAAATTGGATTAGCAAACGGAGAAGATCTTGATGTAGTTTTTGATTCTATTAATAAAACGCCAACATTAATGGAGTTTGGATCAGGCTACGGAAGAATATTAAAGGCATTATCTCGTAAAAATTTTCAAGGAAATGTAATTGCTGTTGAAAGAGTTAGTGATCTAGTGGCTCTTTTGGAGTTGAAATATTCATCTAAAGTGAAGGTTTTACATGAAGACCTTTGTGATTTAGAATGGGAAGATAACTCCATTGATACTATTTTATGGATGTGGTCTGGAATTTTAGAATTAAAACCAGAAGATCAACAATTAGTAATTAAAAAAGCACACTCTTGGCTCAAAGAAGGAGGGCGTTTAATCATAGAATGTCCTAAAAATAATTCAATTTCTAAGGTCGGAATGTTATCAAATGATAAAAAAGTTGTCGTAAAGGAGGATTGGGGTGTCTTAGATGCAACACTTGTAGATGCTGAAGATATCGCTTTATATTCATCTAGGGCAGGTTTTAGCTCACATTCATTGCAAACTTATGAAACTACGACGCATTTGATAAGAGCAATCTATACTTTGATAAAATAA
- the rimO gene encoding 30S ribosomal protein S12 methylthiotransferase RimO — protein MKTKTLKENKVNIITLGCSKNIVDSEVIMTQLKGNGIDVVHEAEDDKFNIALINTCGFIGHAKTESIETILRYADAKKEGLIDKVYVSGCLSERYKEDLVNEIPEVDAFFGTREVPNLLRALNADYKKELLGERLLTTDKHFGYLKIAEGCDRPCSFCAIPLMRGKHVSTPIEELVKQAEDMVAKGVKEILLIAQDLTYYGLDIYKKRRLADLLRALSDVEGLEWIRLHYAYPTGFPMDVIDVMKERDNIANYLDIPLQHGSTEMLKRMRRGTSREKQEQLINDIRAKIPNIAIRTTLITGHPGETEEEFEEMLDFVERMRFERVGVFTYSHEEDTHAGDDMEDTIPEDVKQERADEIMQIQEEISAELNQEKVGKVFRVLFDKIEGGYFVGRTEYDSPEVDNEVLVPVEEKNHVRLGDFADVKITSAEPFDLYGEIV, from the coding sequence TTGAAAACCAAGACACTTAAAGAAAATAAAGTCAATATAATTACACTCGGTTGTTCTAAGAACATTGTAGACTCTGAGGTAATAATGACACAGTTAAAAGGTAATGGCATTGATGTAGTTCATGAAGCTGAAGATGATAAGTTTAATATTGCTTTAATCAACACTTGTGGATTTATTGGGCATGCAAAGACAGAATCTATTGAAACGATTCTACGTTATGCAGATGCTAAAAAAGAAGGATTAATTGATAAGGTATATGTTTCTGGTTGTTTATCAGAAAGATATAAAGAAGACTTAGTAAACGAAATTCCTGAAGTTGATGCATTTTTTGGTACAAGAGAAGTTCCAAATTTGTTGAGAGCTTTAAATGCAGACTATAAAAAAGAATTATTGGGTGAGCGTCTTCTTACTACAGACAAACACTTTGGTTATTTAAAGATTGCAGAAGGTTGTGACCGACCTTGTTCTTTCTGTGCAATTCCTTTAATGAGAGGAAAACACGTTTCAACACCAATAGAAGAATTGGTGAAACAAGCAGAAGATATGGTTGCGAAAGGGGTAAAAGAAATACTTCTTATTGCACAAGATTTAACATATTATGGTCTTGATATTTATAAAAAGAGACGTTTAGCAGATTTACTAAGAGCATTATCAGATGTTGAAGGTTTAGAATGGATACGTTTGCATTATGCTTACCCAACGGGCTTCCCAATGGATGTAATTGATGTAATGAAAGAGCGTGATAATATCGCTAATTACCTTGATATTCCTTTACAGCATGGCTCAACAGAGATGTTGAAACGTATGCGTAGAGGTACATCTAGAGAAAAACAAGAGCAATTGATTAACGATATCCGTGCAAAAATTCCTAATATCGCTATTCGTACAACTTTAATTACTGGTCACCCTGGTGAAACAGAAGAAGAGTTTGAAGAAATGTTGGATTTTGTTGAGCGTATGCGTTTTGAGCGCGTAGGTGTATTTACCTATTCTCATGAAGAAGATACTCATGCAGGAGACGACATGGAAGATACAATTCCAGAAGATGTAAAACAGGAAAGAGCAGATGAGATTATGCAAATTCAGGAAGAAATTTCTGCTGAGCTTAATCAAGAAAAAGTTGGGAAAGTATTCCGTGTTTTATTTGATAAAATTGAAGGTGGTTATTTTGTAGGAAGAACAGAATACGATTCTCCTGAGGTAGATAATGAAGTATTAGTACCTGTAGAAGAAAAGAATCATGTACGTTTAGGTGATTTTGCAGATGTAAAGATTACTAGTGCAGAACCATTTGATTTATATGGCGAGATTGTTTAA
- a CDS encoding OmpH family outer membrane protein, which yields MKLKALFASLFAVILMSFATESSAQTKIFAYANLDSVVRSIPEFESKMKELESYQNQLYTSMQQQQQEFQSKYADFQQNQSNWLPEIIQQKAQELELLQRNLQEFQQTAQQNFAKRQDAAITPLRKRAEVALAEVAKAQGYQYVLPVEMLLYKDGADDITDAVITKVK from the coding sequence ATGAAATTAAAAGCTTTATTCGCATCTTTATTTGCGGTTATATTAATGAGTTTTGCTACTGAAAGCTCTGCTCAAACGAAAATCTTTGCTTACGCAAACCTTGACAGTGTTGTTAGATCTATTCCTGAATTTGAATCAAAAATGAAGGAATTGGAAAGCTACCAAAATCAGTTGTATACTTCTATGCAACAACAACAACAAGAGTTCCAATCTAAATATGCTGATTTCCAACAAAACCAATCAAACTGGTTACCTGAAATCATTCAACAAAAAGCTCAAGAGTTAGAGTTATTACAAAGAAACTTACAAGAGTTTCAACAAACTGCTCAACAAAACTTTGCTAAACGTCAGGATGCTGCAATTACTCCTCTTCGTAAAAGAGCTGAAGTAGCTTTAGCAGAAGTAGCAAAAGCACAAGGATACCAATATGTATTACCTGTAGAGATGTTACTTTACAAAGATGGTGCAGATGATATTACAGATGCTGTTATTACAAAAGTAAAATAG
- a CDS encoding sensor histidine kinase has protein sequence MKLFEQDNIKREKKEHISEATFIPVMTLSVIAITFLVGIWSIKELSDYKTDVEKLEHEFTEKQKSVTINEVENAFKYIKYLENNTENTLKKTLKNRVDEAYHIASNIYERNKSRYSKKQIINLIKDSLYPIRFNSNRGYYFIDHIDGYSVMNVTDPKAEGKNILDYQDARGNFFIRKEFEIAKTKGSGYFEYYWRKPGQTDATQYPKTSYLRYFKELGLIIGTGEYMDNVTYDMQLKALERMSAIHFGEDGYLFVNKRGNPLLMGWKFFQEEKKISDKQLRSLPLTTEKGDTTYFQDIPSHLMNKNQTGGFYYYNYKKPTTNEVTKKFSYILYFKEWDWTIGAGVYLDALDDQIATKRSLLINELTTELFRILSLSTLLIAILWWRLRKVATGITNNIQEFATFFDDASKEHVKINKDRLAYAEFDHLAGLANKMLDDRETDKKKIIEAYHEIQTSEEELRQQSESLLYTNQKLEEAMQEVKAAQVRLINSEKMASLGQLTAGIAHEINNPINFVSSNVQPLKDDIEDLLTLLNSCNDLTKEFESKEAFDKRVNEINDLANEIEVEIITEEIKQLINGIEEGALRTKEIVLGLRTFSRLDEDTFKYANINEGINSTLTILNNKAKKKNAVINSELQDKLPDIECLPGRINQVFMNIINNAIQAVDNNTGIITIKTSYQEGDEHISISIKDNGVGMPQAVIDKIFEPFFTTKDVGEGTGLGLSISYGIIQKHGGEIMVASKPKTEQNPESYTEFTIHLPIVGKKDLKHDY, from the coding sequence ATGAAGCTCTTCGAGCAAGATAATATTAAACGTGAAAAAAAAGAGCACATCTCAGAGGCTACCTTTATCCCTGTTATGACTCTTTCTGTAATCGCTATTACTTTTTTAGTAGGCATCTGGTCTATTAAAGAATTGAGCGATTATAAAACTGATGTCGAAAAATTAGAGCATGAGTTTACTGAAAAGCAAAAGAGTGTTACAATAAATGAAGTAGAAAATGCCTTTAAGTATATCAAATACTTAGAAAATAACACTGAGAACACTTTAAAAAAGACATTAAAAAATAGAGTTGATGAAGCCTATCATATTGCTTCTAATATTTATGAGAGAAACAAAAGTAGATACAGTAAAAAACAGATTATAAATCTAATAAAAGACTCTTTATACCCTATTCGGTTTAACTCCAATAGAGGTTATTACTTTATTGATCATATTGATGGATATTCTGTAATGAACGTTACAGACCCGAAAGCAGAAGGTAAAAATATTTTAGATTATCAAGATGCTAGGGGAAACTTTTTCATTAGAAAAGAATTTGAAATAGCAAAAACAAAGGGTTCTGGTTATTTTGAATACTACTGGCGTAAACCTGGACAAACTGATGCTACTCAATACCCAAAAACTTCTTACTTAAGATACTTTAAAGAGCTTGGCTTAATTATAGGAACAGGGGAATACATGGATAATGTTACCTATGACATGCAACTAAAAGCATTAGAAAGAATGTCGGCTATTCATTTTGGTGAAGATGGCTATTTGTTTGTAAACAAAAGAGGTAATCCTCTTCTCATGGGATGGAAGTTCTTTCAAGAAGAAAAAAAAATTAGTGATAAACAACTTAGATCGTTACCACTAACTACTGAAAAAGGAGATACAACTTACTTCCAAGATATCCCATCGCATTTGATGAATAAAAATCAAACGGGTGGCTTCTATTATTATAATTATAAGAAACCTACTACTAACGAGGTTACTAAAAAGTTTTCTTACATATTATATTTTAAAGAATGGGATTGGACAATTGGTGCTGGAGTTTATTTAGATGCTTTAGACGATCAAATTGCCACCAAAAGATCTTTACTCATCAACGAGCTTACCACAGAGTTATTCCGTATTCTATCTTTATCTACCCTTCTTATTGCTATTCTTTGGTGGAGGCTAAGAAAAGTTGCAACAGGTATTACAAACAATATTCAAGAGTTTGCCACTTTCTTTGATGATGCCTCTAAAGAACATGTGAAGATTAATAAAGATCGATTAGCTTATGCCGAATTTGACCATTTAGCGGGTTTAGCAAACAAAATGCTTGATGATAGAGAAACAGATAAGAAAAAAATCATTGAGGCTTATCACGAAATTCAAACATCTGAAGAAGAACTTAGACAACAATCTGAAAGCTTGCTGTACACTAACCAAAAACTAGAGGAAGCAATGCAAGAGGTTAAAGCTGCACAAGTACGATTAATTAATTCTGAAAAAATGGCTTCCCTTGGTCAATTAACTGCAGGAATTGCTCACGAGATTAATAATCCAATTAACTTTGTATCTTCAAATGTTCAACCTCTTAAAGATGATATCGAAGATTTATTAACGCTCTTAAACAGTTGTAATGATCTTACGAAAGAATTTGAGAGTAAAGAAGCTTTTGATAAAAGAGTGAATGAAATTAATGATTTAGCAAATGAAATTGAAGTTGAAATCATTACAGAAGAAATTAAACAATTAATTAACGGTATTGAAGAAGGGGCTTTAAGAACGAAAGAAATTGTACTAGGTTTACGCACATTTTCTCGTTTAGATGAGGATACTTTTAAATATGCTAATATTAATGAAGGAATAAACTCTACACTTACAATTCTTAATAATAAGGCAAAGAAGAAAAATGCTGTTATTAATAGTGAGTTGCAAGATAAATTACCAGATATAGAATGTTTACCAGGTAGAATTAACCAGGTTTTCATGAATATTATTAATAATGCAATTCAAGCAGTTGATAATAATACAGGTATAATTACAATAAAAACCAGCTACCAAGAAGGTGATGAACATATATCAATATCTATAAAAGATAATGGTGTAGGAATGCCTCAAGCTGTAATAGATAAAATATTTGAACCTTTCTTCACTACAAAAGATGTTGGAGAAGGAACAGGTTTAGGACTTTCTATTTCATACGGTATTATTCAGAAACACGGAGGTGAAATTATGGTTGCCAGCAAACCAAAAACCGAACAAAATCCTGAATCTTATACCGAATTTACGATACACCTACCAATTGTAGGTAAAAAAGATTTAAAACACGATTATTAG
- a CDS encoding tetratricopeptide repeat protein, which translates to MYTILSLLIVLNIYSDNNGIGKIAKANARKSTAESAFKAEDYKTAIEEYTYLLDSMNIQDDAAMLDLGHAYFLSEDAENATKRYASIQNSANKKIASIANQQLGVIKAQAKEIKPALAFLKAAMKHDPQNLAARYDYEMLLKQKNEQDQQDQENKDDNKDQNEDQKDQDKDKQDQENKDQNKEDQENKDQEENQEQQDQQDQQDQQDQENKDQKGEDQKDQEQQDQEQKDQQQGEQGEETEEEREQREQEQQQQQFDERMEEIKMPASQAQMILDALKNNEVQYFQQKKKKSNKNDRNKPDW; encoded by the coding sequence ATGTATACGATTTTATCACTACTTATCGTATTAAATATATATTCCGATAATAATGGAATAGGTAAGATTGCTAAAGCTAATGCACGTAAGTCTACTGCAGAGTCTGCTTTTAAAGCCGAGGATTATAAAACAGCGATCGAAGAATATACTTATCTATTAGATTCAATGAATATTCAAGATGATGCAGCAATGCTTGATCTTGGACATGCCTACTTTTTATCAGAAGATGCTGAAAATGCAACAAAACGTTATGCAAGTATTCAAAATTCAGCAAATAAGAAAATTGCATCAATTGCTAACCAACAACTTGGGGTAATTAAAGCTCAAGCGAAAGAAATAAAACCTGCTCTTGCTTTCTTAAAAGCAGCAATGAAGCATGATCCTCAAAACTTAGCTGCTCGTTATGATTATGAAATGCTTTTAAAACAGAAAAACGAGCAAGATCAACAGGATCAGGAAAATAAAGATGACAATAAGGATCAGAACGAAGATCAAAAAGATCAAGATAAAGACAAGCAGGATCAAGAAAATAAAGATCAAAATAAAGAGGATCAAGAGAATAAAGATCAAGAAGAAAATCAGGAGCAACAAGATCAACAGGATCAGCAAGACCAACAAGATCAAGAAAATAAAGATCAGAAAGGTGAAGATCAAAAAGATCAAGAGCAACAAGATCAGGAACAGAAAGATCAACAACAAGGTGAGCAAGGTGAGGAAACTGAAGAAGAAAGGGAACAGCGTGAGCAAGAACAGCAGCAACAACAGTTTGATGAACGTATGGAAGAAATAAAAATGCCTGCAAGCCAAGCTCAAATGATTTTAGATGCTCTTAAAAATAATGAAGTGCAGTACTTCCAACAGAAGAAAAAGAAATCGAATAAGAACGATAGAAATAAGCCAGATTGGTAG